The Alkalihalobacillus sp. LMS6 genomic interval CGAAATTGGAAAGAAAGACATTATTATTCAAGAACTTCAAGAAAAAAATGCCCAGTTCCTAAACGATTTAACGCTTCAAAACGAAGAAAATGCTCGACAATTAATCGTTCAAACCGTTTCCGTTACGATTTTAAATGCCGAGCGTTATCATCTTAGTCAGCTAAACGTCTACGAACTCCGCCAACAAATTCTAAAGGAACTTCAACATTTGCAAGGAACAAATATTGAAACAATCGCAAGTTTAACAGAAGTGATGGAGAGCGCCGTTGAAAATAAAGTTTATAAACTAAACGACAATCAATACACAGTAAAAATTACGCGAACTTACGCGTTGCCAGAGTTTCGGATTGACGTCGAGATCATTGACGAAGAACAAAGAAGCAACCGCTAGCTTATCGATAATGTCGATAAGCTTTTTAGATGTGTTGTTTCGCTAGTTCTCTTAACTTACCAATAATAATCTCTACTTCTTCCCAAGAATAAGCTGTTGCACCAGCGGCTACAGGGTGACCTCCGCCATGATGTTGCTTGGCAATCTCATTAATGACAATGGATTTTGAGCGCAAACGCACGCGAATGCTTTCTTCCTCTTCCACAAAAAAGACCCACATTTGAATATCTTCAACGCCAGAGAAACAATTAACGAGTAGAGAAGATTCATTCGCCGTAACATGAAATGATTCAAGCGTTTCTTTTGGCAAACGCATGACCCCTACTTTGTCATCGAATAGTTCAAAATGCTGTAAAATATGGCCTTCTAATCGTACTAGTGGTAAAGAACGTCGGTAAAGTTGGTTAAATAATTGCTG includes:
- the ytrI gene encoding sporulation membrane protein YtrI, whose protein sequence is MFVPNYSKHRGWLRFFSGIMIGVLIGWSFFIAEYGQKHDRLYSEIGKKDIIIQELQEKNAQFLNDLTLQNEENARQLIVQTVSVTILNAERYHLSQLNVYELRQQILKELQHLQGTNIETIASLTEVMESAVENKVYKLNDNQYTVKITRTYALPEFRIDVEIIDEEQRSNR